The Lutibacter profundi region TTCAGGAGTATTTATATTTCTAATAAAATCATCGTCAACCTCCACAATTTCAACATCAGAATTTATCAATACTTTTCTTGGGCAAGAATAACCTTGTGCTAAATAATTCAACAATAATGTATAACTTTTTGGTTCCCAAATGGTAATTAAAGGCTCTGGAAATTGTTTGTTTTTTCCTTTAATTGTAGTGGCAGCTTTTGAAGGATTTCTATGTTTTAATAACAATTGAATTACAGCATCATTTACAAATGGTAAATCGGTTGCAATTACCAGCCAAGCAACATTCGGGTTTTCTTGAAAAGATGAACAAATAGCTCCAAATGGACCTAAACCTACAAACTTATCGGTAATTTTATTCTCAATACCAATTTGTTGTTCTTCTCTAACAGATAAAAATGTTTTCAAGTTGTTTTTCTCTAGCAAATCAATGGCTACATCTCGCTGATTTTTACCGTAGAAATTTAACATTCCTTTATCCGTTCCCATTCGGGTACTTTTCCCTCCAGCCAAAACCAACCCTTGAATTGGCGCAATTTTTTCTTTTATTAAATTTTCTATGTGCTTTGAAATTTTATCAATTTCATTGATATTATAACAATGTAAGTTTTTAATTTGAGGATGCTTCTCTTCTAGAAAGTCGAAAAACGCAACATCATCGGTTAATTTAATAACAAACTGAATATTATTTAATTGGTCTAATCTTTTTAAAACCGAAGCCTCTTTATCTTTATCTAAAATTAAAATTTGCTTGGCTCCTTGGTAATGGTTTCCATTAATAAAAACAACATCAAATTGTGAGAATTGAATACGTTGATTGAATTTATTGACTTCAAAATTTGTTGAAATAGCAGCCGTTCCTTTTGAATGAAATGTAAACGTTTCTAAATTATTTAATTGAATATCTTTAGAATGAGAAGCATCAAAATAAGCTAACTTATAGTTCAATAAATTTTTAGAAACTTGATGTGCTAAATTTGAAATAATACCACATTTTGTACCAACAAAAGCTATTTCATTTGGTCCAAAATTATCGTTATCTCTTAGTATTAATTTGGTATGTTTTTGATGTTTACCCATTTTTAATATCACTTTTACCTCCTGATTTTTCAACCAATTTCACTTCTTTAATGACCATTTTTTGAGAAATTGATTTACACATGTCATATACGGTTAATGCTGCAATACTTGCGCCTGTAAGCGCTTCCATTTCAACACCCGTTTTCCCTTCAATTGCAACAGTGCATAAAATTTCTATATGTTTGTTGTCTATAATTTCAATATCAATATCAACGCCGTTAATTAATAAGGGGTGACACATTGGAATTAACTCAGAAGTTTTTTTAACAGCTTGTATACCTGCAATAATAGCGGTTTGAAAAACAGGGCCTTTTTTGGTGGTTAATTCCTTGTTTTCAAAATGAGCAATAATTTCAGCACCCAAAAACATGGTTGCTTTTGCAATTGCTTTACGTTTGGTAATTTTTTTATCACCAACATTTACCATTTTGGGGTGGTTATTTTTATTTATATGAGAAAATTGTTTCACAATTTTAAAGTTTTTAGTGTTGTATTTTTAGTGCTTAGTTAGATTTTTCTGAGATGTTTTGACAATTGCGGTTAACATTCCAATAAGTTCTTCAATATTAGCTCCAATTGAAGTTCCACTTCTCAATAATTGATTGGATAAAATATATTCATTTTCGCTTAATAATTTCTTATAAAGCTTAGTTGTTTTTAATGAAAATTGAAAACTTTTTTCTTTAATAATACTTTCACTCATAACTTAACACTCAAAATTAAAAACTCCGATACAAAAATATTGAAAATACTTCTCCTTTTGTAAAATTACTTAATTGTTGGGTTAATTTTATTTTGTACAATGTATATTTTATTTCTACCTAAAGTTATAACCTTCTCTTGTTCTAATTTTTTTAAGGCTCTTGAGACTGTTTCTCTAGATACTTTCAAATCACGAGCAATATCAAAATGTTTTATGTTTATTGTTGTGTTATTTTTTATTAAACTTGTGTATTGCAAATACTTTAATAATCTATTTTCCAAACATGTAAAAGCAATGTCGTCAATTTTTTCAATTAGATAAGATGTCTGTTGCTGATTTAATTGAAAATAAAAAGATCTCCAAGAGTTATATTTTAAAAACCATGAATTTACAACTTTTGCGGGTATAGCTATATATACAATATCACTTTGCGCTTCTAATCTTATTTCACTTATTTTATTTTCTAAAGCATAAGTAATAGCAATTGCACTGAGTTGATTCTTCGCTAAAAAATGTAAAAAAATTCCATTTCCTTTCCCATCTCTATGCATTACCTTAACTACACCTGAAACAATTAAAGGAATGAAGTCAATTTTTCTTCTTATCTCTAAAATTATTTTTTCTGATTCTGCTTTTTTTAAAATCCCATTATTGCCAATTTCTTGCAGTAATTTTTCTTCAAAAATAGTTGAAAAATTGGCCGTAATAATTTCTTTTAGTTTCATAGACAGAAACCTTGTTAATGAGGTAGTTTTTCTTTAAATAATCCATATAGAAATGCACCTAAAGTTGCTCCAAAAATTACAACTAAAATTGACACAACTCCCTTACCTATCAATACAAACATTGGCCCTGGACAAGCGCCTGCTAATGCCCAACCCAAACCAAATAAAATACCTCCTAAAAGATTTCGATATAATCCACTTTTTTTTGGTGCTACATAAACATCATTTCCTTCAAATGTTTTTACCATTTTTTTTCGAAAAAGAAACATACTTATCATACCCAAAACAATTGCAGAACCAATAATTCCGTACATATGAAAAGATTGAAATTTAAACATTTCATAAATTCGATACCATGAAATTATTTCTGCTTTGGTCATTACTATTCCGAAAAGAATTCCTACTAAAAAAAATTTTATATACTTCATCTTTCTAAAATATTAATGGTAAAATAAACCAAGTCATTGTTAATCCTCCTATAAAAAATCCAATGACAGATATTAATGAAGGAAGTTCTAAATTACTCAAGCCAACTATCGCATGCCCTGAAGTACAACCTCCGGCCCAACGTGCACCAAAGCCAACCATAACACCTGCAATTATAAGTGTAAAAAACCCTTTAATTGTAAGCATTGTATCTATACTAAAAATTTCGTCAGGCAAATAAGAACTCCCTGCATTGGCAATACCTATAGCCGCCAAATCTTTAACAGTTTGCGGATTTAACGCTACAACATCACTAGTTGACAACCATTGAGATGCTATAAACCCTCCTGCAATAGAACCGGCAATAAATATTAAATTCCATGAGTTTTGTTTCCAATCAATTTTAAAATAATCAATAAATTTCCCTGCTCCACCAATAGAGCATAAAGTTTCTAAATTTGAAGATACGCCAAAACGTTTACCAAAATAAAATAGTAAAAACATGACGATTGAAATAACGGGACCTGCAACATACCAAGCCCAAGGTTGGGTAATAAATTCCATAATTAAGTTAGTTAGTTTCTCCAAATATCATAAAATAAATTGCTTATAACAAATATTAGAAATTTTAAAACTCTAATATTTCTATTTTATTTCGGTGTAATTTTATTTTTCCTTCGTTTTCTAGTTGTTTTAACAGTCTTGAAATCACAACCCTAGATGTATGTAAATCGTACGCAATATCTTGATGTGTGGTATGCAAAGATGTGTCCCTCATTATTTGAGCCTTGTCTGTTAAATATTTATACAACCGCTCATCCATTCTCATAAATGCCAGGGTATCTATAGTTTCCATCATTTCATTGAGTCGAATATTATAACTATCAATAACAAAATTTCTCCAAGATTTATATTTTACCAACCATTCATCTAGCTTCTCTTTTGGAAGAAAAATAAGTTCTGATTCTTTTTCTGCAATAGCCCTAATACCACATTTTCCATTTGATATTGCACTTGCAAATGAGCTTGCACACGTATCCCCTCGTTCTAAAAAATACAATAAAATTTCTTCCCCATTTTTATCTTCTCTTACTATTTTAATAGCTCCTTCTAATAATAAAGGTACACCTGTCATTTTATCTCCTAAATCAACTAGCAGTTCATTTTCCCTGAGTTTTTTATACGTTCCTACTTGCACTATTTCATCAATTAGTTCATCTTCAAAAACAAACGAATAATAGTTTTTTAGCTTTTCTCTCATTTTTTTAAATAATATAAAATTTTAGTTGTAGCTCCTGTTCTTTCAACTACATAATTTAAGGCTTGTTTACCTGCTTTTTTCCTTTTTTGTTCTTCTTGAAAAAACTTTTTTAAAAGTACGTATAATTTTTTAGAATTATTAACTGAAAAACATGCCTTTTTATTTACCAAGTCAATCACCTCTAAAAATTTATTATAATTGGGGCCTATTAGTATTGGAACTCCAAATGTTGCAGGTTCTAAAACATTATGCACACCTGTATTTGTAAAACCTCCTCCTACGTAAGCTATATTAGCATAACTGTATATTTTAGTAAGTATCCCTACCGTATCAATTATAAAAACCTGAAAATTTTGAAGTTTTTTATCCTTTTTGTCAGAAAATAGAATTACTTTTTTTGAAATGGATGCTTTTAATTCTTCTATATTTTTGGCGTTAATATTGTGTGGTGCTATTATAAATTTTTCATTTTCTGAAGCTAAATTGTTGATATATTCAACTAATATTTTTTCATCATCTTCCCAAGTACTTCCAGCAACCAAAGTATAGGTGTTGTTTTTAAATTCTTCAATAAATTGAAGTTGATTATTTTGTTGTGTTATTTCAAAAACCCTATCAAAACGTGTATCACCACTTACTGTAACATTTGAAAAACCAATACTTTTTAATAATGTTTCTGAATTTTCATCTTGTACAAAAAAATGATTAAATGCCTGTAAAGTTTTTCGCATCCAGTTGCCATACCATTTAAAAAAAGGTTGATTTTTTCTAAAAATTCCTGAAACTAATATTGTTTTTATATTTCTTTTTTTTAATTCCCTCAATATATTTGGCCAAAATTCATATTTTACAAATACGGCTAATTTTGGATGTACAATATCTAAGAATTTTTTTGCATTTAATTTTGTATCTAATGGCAAGTAACAAACTACATCGGCCTCTTTATAATTTTTTCTAACTTCATATCCAGAAGGTGAAAAAAAGGTTAAAACTAATTTGTGAGTTGGGTTTTCCTCTCTTAATTTTTCAATTATTGGCCTTCCTTGCTCAAACTCGCCCAATGATGCACAATGAAACCAAATTACTTCATCATTTTTAGAAATAACTTTTTTTAGTTTAGAAAAAGTTATTTTCCGACCATCAACAAACAACT contains the following coding sequences:
- a CDS encoding NTP transferase domain-containing protein; protein product: MGKHQKHTKLILRDNDNFGPNEIAFVGTKCGIISNLAHQVSKNLLNYKLAYFDASHSKDIQLNNLETFTFHSKGTAAISTNFEVNKFNQRIQFSQFDVVFINGNHYQGAKQILILDKDKEASVLKRLDQLNNIQFVIKLTDDVAFFDFLEEKHPQIKNLHCYNINEIDKISKHIENLIKEKIAPIQGLVLAGGKSTRMGTDKGMLNFYGKNQRDVAIDLLEKNNLKTFLSVREEQQIGIENKITDKFVGLGPFGAICSSFQENPNVAWLVIATDLPFVNDAVIQLLLKHRNPSKAATTIKGKNKQFPEPLITIWEPKSYTLLLNYLAQGYSCPRKVLINSDVEIVEVDDDFIRNINTPEEFKAAHKEINE
- the moaC gene encoding cyclic pyranopterin monophosphate synthase MoaC, coding for MKQFSHINKNNHPKMVNVGDKKITKRKAIAKATMFLGAEIIAHFENKELTTKKGPVFQTAIIAGIQAVKKTSELIPMCHPLLINGVDIDIEIIDNKHIEILCTVAIEGKTGVEMEALTGASIAALTVYDMCKSISQKMVIKEVKLVEKSGGKSDIKNG
- a CDS encoding four helix bundle protein, translating into MSESIIKEKSFQFSLKTTKLYKKLLSENEYILSNQLLRSGTSIGANIEELIGMLTAIVKTSQKNLTKH
- a CDS encoding Crp/Fnr family transcriptional regulator; translation: MKLKEIITANFSTIFEEKLLQEIGNNGILKKAESEKIILEIRRKIDFIPLIVSGVVKVMHRDGKGNGIFLHFLAKNQLSAIAITYALENKISEIRLEAQSDIVYIAIPAKVVNSWFLKYNSWRSFYFQLNQQQTSYLIEKIDDIAFTCLENRLLKYLQYTSLIKNNTTINIKHFDIARDLKVSRETVSRALKKLEQEKVITLGRNKIYIVQNKINPTIK
- a CDS encoding DUF6691 family protein, translated to MKYIKFFLVGILFGIVMTKAEIISWYRIYEMFKFQSFHMYGIIGSAIVLGMISMFLFRKKMVKTFEGNDVYVAPKKSGLYRNLLGGILFGLGWALAGACPGPMFVLIGKGVVSILVVIFGATLGAFLYGLFKEKLPH
- a CDS encoding YeeE/YedE family protein, with the protein product MEFITQPWAWYVAGPVISIVMFLLFYFGKRFGVSSNLETLCSIGGAGKFIDYFKIDWKQNSWNLIFIAGSIAGGFIASQWLSTSDVVALNPQTVKDLAAIGIANAGSSYLPDEIFSIDTMLTIKGFFTLIIAGVMVGFGARWAGGCTSGHAIVGLSNLELPSLISVIGFFIGGLTMTWFILPLIF
- a CDS encoding Crp/Fnr family transcriptional regulator; its protein translation is MREKLKNYYSFVFEDELIDEIVQVGTYKKLRENELLVDLGDKMTGVPLLLEGAIKIVREDKNGEEILLYFLERGDTCASSFASAISNGKCGIRAIAEKESELIFLPKEKLDEWLVKYKSWRNFVIDSYNIRLNEMMETIDTLAFMRMDERLYKYLTDKAQIMRDTSLHTTHQDIAYDLHTSRVVISRLLKQLENEGKIKLHRNKIEILEF
- a CDS encoding 3-deoxy-D-manno-octulosonic acid transferase — encoded protein: MKLFVDGRKITFSKLKKVISKNDEVIWFHCASLGEFEQGRPIIEKLREENPTHKLVLTFFSPSGYEVRKNYKEADVVCYLPLDTKLNAKKFLDIVHPKLAVFVKYEFWPNILRELKKRNIKTILVSGIFRKNQPFFKWYGNWMRKTLQAFNHFFVQDENSETLLKSIGFSNVTVSGDTRFDRVFEITQQNNQLQFIEEFKNNTYTLVAGSTWEDDEKILVEYINNLASENEKFIIAPHNINAKNIEELKASISKKVILFSDKKDKKLQNFQVFIIDTVGILTKIYSYANIAYVGGGFTNTGVHNVLEPATFGVPILIGPNYNKFLEVIDLVNKKACFSVNNSKKLYVLLKKFFQEEQKRKKAGKQALNYVVERTGATTKILYYLKK